The following proteins are co-located in the Cutaneotrichosporon cavernicola HIS019 DNA, chromosome: 3 genome:
- a CDS encoding uncharacterized protein (Modifier of rudimentary (Mod(r)) protein), translating into MSTPLLAQFPSLAAYPPSFLKDLLSSPELTEAFLYSLPEVQELVGEVEQLGRENVELAQQNLALRDELIALRDATAQSYSHAEALKAHWAELEKTQANLYQRQRPSFLHMRLKHSLTAQDDDSEKIATTFIEGRTDSPAAGESGRDAALDAFIAEFKAARKTYHKRNIWAERWSRGEVAWRDD; encoded by the exons ATGTCAACCCCGCTCCTCGCACAGTtcccctccctcgccgCTTACCCTCCATCTttcctcaaggacctcctctcctccccggAACTCACCGAGGCATTCCTCTACTCGCTCCCAGAAGTCCAGGAGCTCGTTggggaggtcgagcagctggGCCGTGAGAATGTTGAGCTAGCAC AACAAAacctcgcgctgcgcgacgagctcatcgcTCTTCGGGACGCAACGGCGCAGTCTTACTCACACGCCGAGGCCCTCAAGGCGCATTGggccgagcttgagaaGACCCAGGCCAACCTGTACCAA cggcaACGGCCATCGTTCCTGCATATGCGCCTGAAGCACAGCCTCACCGCgcaggacgacgacagcgagaAGATTGCCACGACGTTCATCGAGGGCCGCACGGACTCACCTGCGGCGGGCGAGAGTGGACGCGATgctgcgctcgacgcgttcATCGCCGAGTTCAAGGCCGCGCGTAAGACATACCACAAGCGCAATATTTGGGCTGAGAGGTGGTCacgcggcgaggtcgccTGGCGCGACGACTGA
- a CDS encoding uncharacterized protein (Domain of unknown function (DUF3336)) produces the protein MGPIDDIPEGVDPTLWTYNHINEEHLAAFEHALSLQDTAPTEGDASPAILKSPPLTPHDAPEWSQGVEKLTATSDFAPIHSRVRKRRSVGQQSLGLTYHLIRWPLLMFFFLIIWLEFSAYVLTRQVVNVFEWLFAWRGIKRVLKRQLRKSKSYEEWRKTAKELDDNLGFDDWKETDNDGYFDASLVRRVRATLYKLRVAKDTRALMDALSICVRPNFAGTESARMYSETFYGTKTLVEAHVKEVAAGLDFVRTSSSVTLEEKRAFFRRLNKNYGTSALCLSGGASFGYYHFGVARALLDHGLLPRIITGTSAGGLIAALVCTYTDSELKQLIRPELADKITALEDPFSVWIRRWMQTGARFSALEWARKAMYFTRGSLTFKEAYERTGRALNVSVVPADRHSPTILLNHLTAPNCVIWSAIIASAAVPGILNPVVLMAKDRDGSVRPHNLGGSRFKDGSLREDIPLSSLHTQFNCNFSIVSQTNPHIHLFFFAPRGAVGRPVAHRKGRGWRGGFILSALESYIKLDLSKHFKVIRDLDLLPQLLQSDWSGVFLQRFFGDLNLIPKSRLLDWLHILDDPDRKGLERMILVGQRATWPTVHMVHNRAKIENAIYRGRAEVRMALARERPSAAPTGTMPIESDADTAIALRARRADGQGSGSGRRRRPDRLQIPRNLNVTDVQAVTSSNELLRSNTAPSFGDTFRQMRSSPLAAFGLKNRSRSRRSLSAWLGGGSDSSLSDDEVDLGTPEWRADAAAAGNGLNGDDVFLDSGEVSAAMPDSAADPSQDGSASDP, from the exons ATGGGCCCCATAGACGACATTCCAGAGGGCGTCGACCCGACGCTCTGGACCTACAATCACATCAACGAAGA GCATCTCGCTGCGTTCGAGCATGCACTGTCGCTCCAGGACACCGCACCgaccgagggcgacgcTTCACCCGCGATACTAAAGTCGCCACCACTGACTCCCCACGACGCACCGGAATGGTCCCAAGGGGTGGAGAAGctgacggcgacgtcggaCTTTGCG CCGATCCATTCGCGCGTGCGGAA GCGCCGATCAGTCGGGCAACAGAGCCTCGGGCTCACATACCACCTCATCCGATGGCCTCTTCTC ATGTTCTTTTTCCTCATCATCTGGCTCGAGTTCAGCGCCTACGTTCTCACCCGCCAAGTGGTGAATGTGTTCGAGTGGCTGTTCGCGTGGCGCGGCATCAAGCGCGTGCTCAAACGGCAGCTGCGCAAATCTAAATCGTATGAGGAGTGGCGCAAGAcggccaaggagctcgacgacaaccTTGGCTTCGACGACTGGAAGGAGACAGACAATGACGGGTACTTTGACGCGAGCCTTGTCCGGCGTGTCCGTGCGACGCTCTACAAACTCCGCGTCGCCAAGGACACAAGGGCCCTCATGGACGCGTTAAGTATCTGTGTCCGTCCGAACTTTGCCGGTACCGAGAGCGCACGGATGTACTCGGAGACGTTCTACGGCACCAAGACGCTCGTTGAGGCGCACGTCAAGGAAGTGGCTGCCGGCCTCGACTTTGTCcgcacctcgtccagcgTGACGCttgaggagaagcgcgcaTTcttccgccgcctcaaCAAGAATTACGGGACCTCAGCACTGTGCCTgagtggcggcgcgtcgtTCGGGTACTACCACTTTGGCGTAgcgcgcgccctcctcgaccacggCCTGCTCCCGCGCATCATCACGGGAACGTCTGCTGGCGGCCTGATCGCTGCCCTGGTGTGCACCTACACCGACTCGGAGCTCAAGCAGCTTATTCGGCCCGAACTTGCGGACAAAATCACCGCTCTCGAGGACCCGTTCTCCGTCTGGATCCGCCGATGGATGCAGACGGGCGCCCGCTTCTCCGCCCTCGAGTGGGCGCGGAAG GCCATGTACTTCACTCGCGGTTCTCTCACGTTCAAGGAGGCATATGAGCGCACTGGTCGTGCCCTCAACGTCTCAGTCGTGCCTGCTGACCGCCACTCGCCCACCATCCTGCTCAACCATCTCACAGCGCCAAATTGCGTCATCTGGTCCGCGATTATTGCCTCCGCTGCTGTACCAGGCATCCTCAACCCCGTCGTGCTCATGGCTAAGGACCGTGACGGCTCGGTGAGGCCGCACAACCTCGGCGGTTCGCGGTTCAAGGACGGGAGCCTGCGCGAGGATATCCCGCTTAGTTCCCTACACACACAGTTCAACTGCAACTTCTCAATCGTCTCGCAGACAAATCCCCACATCCATTTGTTCTTCTTCGCACCGCGTGGCGCCGTTGGGCGGCCTGTGGCGCACCGCAAGGGCCGCgggtggcgaggcggcTTCATCCTCAGTGCGCTCGAGTCGTACATCAAGCTTGATCTCTCCAAACACTTCAAGGTCATCCGCGACTTGGACCTTCTCccgcagctcctccagaGTGACTGGAGTGGTGTCTTCCTGCAGCGCTTTTTCGgcgacctcaacctcatccccaAGAGCCGCCTCCTTGACTGGTTgcacatcctcgacgacccggACCGCAAGGGCCTGGAGCGCATGATTCTCGTCGGACAGCGTGCTACTTGGCCGACGGTCCACATGGTGCACAACCGTGCCAAGATCGAGAACGCGATCTACCGCGggcgcgccgaggtgcgCATGGCTCTGGCACGTGAAcggccaagcgcggcgcCAACGGGTACGATGCCGATCGAGTCGGACGCGGACACAGCAATCGCACTTCGTGCGCGTCGTGCCGACGGGCAGGGGAGTGGGAGCGGCCGTCGGAGACGTCCCGACCGCCTGCAGATCCCTCGCAACCTGAATGTCACGGATGTGCAGGCCGTCACCTCTTCGaacgagctcctccgcTCAAACACTGCGCCGTCGTTCGGCGACACGTTCCGCCAAATGCGCAGCTCACCACTCGCCGCGTTCGGGCTCAAGAACCGTTCCCGGTCACGGCGCAGCCTCTCAGCCTGGCTCGGCGGAGGATCCGATTCGAGCCTTTCGGACGATGaagtcgacctcggcacTCCCGAGTGGCGCGCGGACGCCGCTGCGGCCGGGAATGGCTTAaacggcgacgacgtcttTCTCGACTCGGGCGAGGTAAGCGCAGCCATGCCCGACTCTGCAGCCGATCCATCGCAGGATGGGAGCGCATCGGATCCATAA
- the CKB2 gene encoding uncharacterized protein (Plays a complex role in regulating the basal catalytic activity of the alpha subunit), translating into MDDLSTGTDSDYANSWISWFLSTKGNEYFAEVDEDYILDRFNLTGLNGEVVSEYQRALDLITDTLDDGDLDEETRDTVESSARFLYGLIHARYVITTRGLQKMLDKYRKADFGRCPRVYCYSQPLLPVGLTDIPFQKPVKLYCPRCEDIYSPKSNRHGSIDGAYFGTTFPHMLFMNYPQMIPSKGQPSVSDRSDLRREPAGVGAISTAKAALKAERYDPKIFGFRPHEDAQLSRWRTARRDAQIARLEALENNPDL; encoded by the exons ATGGACGACCTCTCAACGGGCACCGACAGCGATTACGCCAACTC GTGGATCAGCTGGTTCCTCTCGACCAAGGGGAAT GAATACTTCGcagaggtcgacgaggactaCATCCTAGACCGGTTCAACCTTACGGGACTTAACGGGGAGGTCGTGAGCGAGTACCAGCGCGCACTGGACTTGATCACCGACACGCTAG ACgatggcgacctcgacgaaGAGACGCGCGACACGGTcgagtcgtcggcgagattCCTGTATGGCCTCATCCACGCGCGCTACGTGATCACCACCCGCGGGCTTCAAAAGATG ctcgacaagtACCGTAAGGCCGACTTTGGCCGCTGCCCCCGTGTCTACTGCTACTCGCAGCCCCTCCTTCCTGTTGGCCTGACCGACATTCCATTCCAGAAGCCCGTCAAGCTTTACTGCCCCCGCTGCGAGGACATTTACTCGCCCAAGAGCAACAGGCACGGCAGCATCGACGGCGCGTACTTTGGCACAACCTTCCCACACATGCTGTTCATGAATTATCCCCAGATGATCCCCAGCAAGGGTCAGCCGAGCGTGAGCGACCGCTCTGACCTGCGCCGCGAGCCTGCAGGCGTGGGGGCCATCTCTACTGCCAAGGCGGCactcaaggccgagcggTATGACCCCAAGATCTTTGGTTTCCGGCCGCACGAGGACGCACAGCTCTCGCGCTGGCGtacggcgcggcgcgacgcgcagATCGCACGtctcgaggccctcgagaaCAACCCCGACTTGTAA
- the VPS33 gene encoding uncharacterized protein (Belongs to the STXBP unc-18 SEC1 family), with protein sequence MSVAGPSRPPTQVTAPSTSGDSESIVPPRVGPDVAVLRELGKQALVEALNEVQGTKTLVLDSALAGPLGLVTDVASLKHHGVDKMFWLEPGPLNVSTRNVVWLCRPKRAHMRIIAEQVRAAPGLVYTVLLVPRVTELCRRVLEDEGVVGDITLAEFKLELIPIENDVLSLELDDVARDIFLRGDDTPIYYSALALGTLQRAFGSIPRVLAKGDAAQKLAALLNRHKPDVPPSEHIDSLIIIDRAVDWVTPMCTQLTYEGMLDEFIGIHHAHMEVDPKLLDPNASAGKKRKHHLSSADRLFGDLRDLNFAVVGSRLSKLARRLETDYGGAKNLKSVTQMRDFVGKLGGLKSEQESLRLHTSLAEQLMPLTQTDEFNKTLEAQQNLVAGFDPAAQLVIIEDLLAQEASMPAVLRSAVLMSLTAGGIRPKPLEAFKRDFLQTYGYHHLPLLVSLQELGLLVRAPSPAQPPLSVRKSLRLVVDDVDDANPKDISYAYSGYAPASIRLVQAASQRSGLSGDKADVVRMEGRRPITGFRGLEDAVAALPGASSDSGPVGRHAAGTTLVFFLGGCTYAEISALRFMSSQGGRQFMVATTGMVNGTTLLKSFGDADPVPLEQQR encoded by the exons ATGTCCGTAGCTGGTCCCTCGCGACCTCCAACTCAGGTTACGGCCCCATCGACGTCGGGCGACTCGGAGTCTATCGTTCCTCCTCGTGTTGGGCCTGATGTGGCTgtcctgcgcgagctggggaagcaggcgctcgtcgaggccctcAATGAG gtGCAAGGTACCAAGACGCTTGTGTTGGATTCGGCGTTAGCGGGGCCGCTTGGCCTCGTAACGGACGTTGCGAGCTTGAAG caccacggcgtcgacaagaTGTTCTGGCTCGAGCCCGGCCCGCTCAACGTCTCGACCCGCAATGTGGTATGGCTCTGCCGCCCGAAGCGCGCACACATGCGCATCATCGCCGAGCAggtccgcgccgccccCGGCCTCGTCTATAcagtcctcctcgttccCCGCGTCACCGAGCTGTGCCGGAGAGTACTGGAAGATGAaggcgtcgtcggcgacatAACCCTGGCCGAGTTCAAGCTTGAGCTCATTCCGATCGAGAACGACGTACTgagcctcgagctcgatgacgTTGCGCGCGATATCTTCCTCCGCGGAGACGACACGCCTATCTACTACTCGGCCCTCGCGCTTGGTACGCTGCAACGCGCGTTCGGGAGCATCCCACGAGTTCTGGCCAAAGGTGATGCGGCGCAGAAACTCGCCGCCCTGCTGAACCGGCATAAGCCTGACGTGCCGCCCAGCGAGCACATCGACAGCTTGATCATCATCGATCGCGCCGTCGACTGGGTCACGCCCATGTGTACCCAGCTCACTTATGAGggcatgctcgacgagttTATCGGCATCCACCACGCTCACATGGAGGTCGACCCCAAGCTGCTTGATCCCAACGCCAGCGCCGGCAAGAAGAGGAAGCACCACCTCTCCTCGGCGGATAGGCTCTTTGGCGATCTGCGCGATCTCAACTTTGCGGTTGTGGGGAGCAGGCTCAGCAAGCTCGcacgccgcctcgagaCCGACTACGGCGGCGCCAAGAACCTCAAGAGCGTCACCCAGATGCGCGACTTTGTCGGCAAGCTTGGCGGGCTCAAGAGTGAGCAGGAGAGTCTGCGCCTGC acaCCAGCCTTGCGGAGCAGCTCATGCCCCTTACCCAAACGGACGAGTTCAacaagacgctcgaggcACAGCAGAACCTCGTGGCGGGGTTCGACCCAGCCGCACAGCTTGTGATCATCGAGGACCTGCTTGCGCAAGAAGCGAGCATGCCAGCCGTCCTTCGCAGCGCAGTGCTCATGTCCTTAACTGCGGGCGGTATCCGTCCAAAGCCTCTCGAGGCGTTCAAGCGCGACTTCCTCCAGACGTACGGTTACCACCACCTGCCCCTCCTCGTATCTCTGCAAGAGTTAGGCCTGCTTGTGCGCGctccctcgcccgcccAGCCGCCTCTCTCTGTCCGCAAGTCGCTTCGCCTGGTCGtagacgacgtcgacgacgccaaccCCAAAGACATCTCGTACGCGTATTCCGGGTACGCGCCGGCGAGTATCCGCCTCGTGCAGGCGGCTTCTCAGCGCAGTGGGTTGAGcggcgacaaggccgacgtGGTGCGCATGGAGGGCCGGCGGCCCATCACGGGCTTCCGcgggctcgaggacgccgtcgCAGCCCTCCCTGGTGCAAGCTCGGACTCTGGGCCGGTTGGCCGTCACGCGGCCGGGACGACGCTCGTCTTCTTCCTTGGCGGTTGCACGTATGCCGAGATTAGTGCGCTGCGCTTCATGAGCAGCCAGGGTGGGCGG